Proteins co-encoded in one Methanocella sp. genomic window:
- the glnA gene encoding type I glutamate--ammonia ligase yields the protein MSKITKESILNMAQDLDVKFIKLQFTDVFGTTKNVAIPVQQLEKALDGDIMFDGSSIEGFVRIEESDMYLRPDVNTFSLIPWQSEYGNVARLICDVYSPDGKPFEGSPRNILKKVIKEAEEKGFSMNAGPEAEFYLFERDMDDMPTTNSKDHGGYFDLSPVDLGDEVRRAMVTALQSMGFEIEASHHEVGEGQHEIDFKYADALTTADNVVTFKFVVRKIAMQYGLHASFMPKPLFGKAGSGMHTHQSLFKGRNTNAFYDENAKYQLSRTAMHYIGGLLDHARGFTAITNPLINSYKRLVPGYEAPVYIAWSEKNRSPLVRIPARRGLGTRAELRNPDPACNPYLALAVTLRAGLDGIKKRTDPGDPVNLNIYHLTEKQKKDLNIKSLPANLSEALDELEADDVIRSALGPHVYENFMTAKRIEWDDYRTQVHQWEIDQYLSVI from the coding sequence ATGAGCAAAATCACTAAAGAGTCTATTTTAAATATGGCTCAAGACCTCGACGTAAAATTCATCAAGCTACAGTTCACCGACGTGTTCGGGACTACCAAGAACGTGGCCATACCCGTCCAGCAGCTGGAAAAGGCGCTTGACGGGGACATCATGTTCGACGGGTCGTCGATCGAGGGGTTCGTCCGCATCGAGGAGTCGGACATGTACCTCAGGCCGGACGTGAACACCTTTTCTCTCATACCCTGGCAGAGCGAGTACGGCAACGTCGCCAGGCTCATATGCGACGTGTACAGCCCGGACGGCAAGCCGTTCGAGGGCAGCCCGCGGAACATCCTGAAAAAAGTCATCAAGGAGGCGGAGGAGAAGGGCTTCAGCATGAACGCCGGGCCCGAGGCGGAGTTCTATCTTTTTGAAAGGGACATGGACGACATGCCGACGACGAACTCCAAAGACCACGGCGGCTACTTCGACCTGTCGCCCGTGGACCTGGGCGACGAGGTGCGCCGGGCCATGGTCACCGCGCTGCAGAGCATGGGGTTCGAGATCGAGGCCTCCCACCACGAGGTGGGCGAGGGCCAGCACGAGATCGACTTCAAGTACGCCGATGCGCTGACCACGGCGGACAACGTCGTCACTTTTAAGTTCGTCGTGCGGAAGATCGCCATGCAGTACGGGCTCCACGCCTCGTTCATGCCCAAGCCCCTGTTCGGCAAAGCCGGCTCGGGCATGCACACCCACCAGTCCCTCTTCAAGGGCAGGAACACGAACGCCTTCTACGACGAGAACGCGAAGTACCAGCTCAGCAGGACCGCCATGCACTACATCGGCGGGCTGCTGGACCACGCGAGGGGCTTCACGGCGATCACCAACCCGCTCATCAACTCGTATAAGCGGCTGGTGCCCGGCTACGAGGCGCCCGTGTACATCGCCTGGTCCGAGAAGAACCGCTCGCCCTTAGTGCGCATACCTGCCCGCCGGGGCCTGGGCACGAGGGCAGAGCTTCGGAACCCGGACCCGGCCTGCAACCCGTACCTCGCGCTGGCCGTGACCCTCAGGGCCGGCCTGGACGGCATCAAGAAAAGGACCGACCCCGGAGATCCGGTCAACCTCAACATCTACCACCTGACCGAAAAGCAGAAGAAGGACCTTAACATCAAGAGCCTGCCCGCGAATCTGAGCGAGGCGCTTGACGAGCTCGAGGCCGACGACGTCATCCGGAGCGCCCTGGGGCCCCACGTCTATGAGAATTTCATGACCGCCAAGCGCATCGAGTGGGACGATTACCGGACGCAGGTGCACCAGTGGGAGATCGACCAGTACCTGAGCGTCATATAA
- a CDS encoding phosphoribosyltransferase: MIYRDRRDAGRRLAEHLLIYRHNAVVLAIPRGGVPVGYEVAKRLEVPLDLIIPRKLPIPSDPEAGFGAIAPDGTIVLNERLVAYCGLSAKDIERIAGEVLAEVLRRIREYRGDRPQPELKHRNVIIVDDGLASGYTMVAAVRAVKRERPKRVIVAVPCSPESSVGRLEKEADEVVSLAVQPYGQFAVAGYYESFPDLSDEEVKRLITQVPAA, from the coding sequence ATGATCTACCGGGACAGGCGGGACGCCGGCCGGCGGCTGGCAGAGCATCTGCTCATCTATCGCCATAACGCCGTGGTGCTGGCCATACCGAGGGGCGGGGTGCCCGTAGGTTATGAGGTCGCGAAACGGCTCGAAGTGCCCCTCGACCTCATAATTCCCAGGAAGCTGCCCATTCCCTCCGACCCGGAGGCCGGGTTCGGCGCGATAGCCCCCGACGGCACCATCGTCCTTAACGAGCGTCTGGTAGCGTATTGCGGGCTGTCCGCGAAGGATATCGAGCGGATTGCGGGCGAGGTGCTCGCCGAGGTCCTGCGCCGGATAAGAGAGTACCGGGGCGACAGGCCTCAGCCGGAGCTGAAGCACAGGAACGTGATCATCGTGGACGACGGCCTTGCCTCGGGATACACGATGGTCGCCGCCGTGCGGGCCGTTAAGCGGGAGCGGCCAAAAAGGGTCATCGTCGCCGTCCCCTGCAGTCCCGAGTCCTCCGTGGGCAGGCTCGAGAAGGAGGCAGACGAGGTGGTCAGCCTGGCCGTTCAGCCGTACGGCCAGTTCGCCGTGGCCGGCTACTACGAGAGTTTCCCTGATCTGAGCGACGAGGAAGTGAAGCGCCTCATTACTCAGGTGCCGGCCGCGTAG
- a CDS encoding A24 family peptidase: MFIWADIACVALGGLSAAAAAAIDRRTMRIPNRLTFPLILSGLALMMFRCMLGYPMDMAILTGVISYGLVYGLWRCHLWGGGDAKLVLALFLLLSPGYPPLYFIAAYTLCLALALLLKHGVYMPARRAMADPSPASTKGGPLSAEDIASLKEGPGMPMGPSLLFAYVSSVVLLGALPW, encoded by the coding sequence ATGTTTATATGGGCTGACATCGCCTGCGTCGCGCTGGGAGGCCTTTCGGCGGCCGCCGCGGCGGCCATAGACCGCCGGACCATGAGGATACCGAACCGCCTGACTTTTCCGCTCATCCTGTCGGGGCTGGCATTGATGATGTTCCGCTGCATGCTTGGGTATCCCATGGATATGGCAATCCTCACGGGCGTCATATCGTACGGGCTCGTTTACGGGCTGTGGAGATGCCATTTATGGGGAGGCGGTGACGCGAAGCTCGTCCTCGCGCTGTTCCTGCTCCTGTCGCCAGGCTACCCGCCTCTATACTTTATCGCGGCTTATACGCTCTGCCTCGCGCTTGCGCTTCTGCTAAAGCACGGGGTCTACATGCCCGCCCGGAGGGCGATGGCAGATCCCTCTCCGGCCAGCACGAAGGGCGGCCCCCTGTCGGCCGAGGACATCGCTTCTCTAAAAGAAGGCCCGGGAATGCCAATGGGCCCTTCCCTGCTCTTCGCCTACGTCTCCTCCGTCGTGCTGCTGGGGGCGTTGCCCTGGTAG
- a CDS encoding carboxypeptidase regulatory-like domain-containing protein, with protein sequence MRNKGFKGDERGVEGLPVRLIVVLVVGVISLSAMVAAVNSFKPQRTLTAAVTEVSSKDGNLLQVSNAGEGVVSKTWTCYVNVTDDRGDPVSGASVIVHGLGGAGSGVTNTRGVAYISKTNDIRLNANQNIGYMALEVNAPGFYQYKNENALAVVRVN encoded by the coding sequence ATGCGGAATAAAGGTTTCAAGGGCGACGAGAGGGGCGTGGAAGGCCTCCCCGTGCGCTTAATTGTCGTGCTCGTGGTCGGCGTGATCTCGCTCTCGGCCATGGTGGCCGCCGTGAACAGCTTCAAGCCCCAGAGGACGCTGACCGCCGCCGTCACGGAGGTAAGCAGCAAGGACGGTAACCTCCTGCAGGTCAGTAATGCGGGCGAGGGCGTGGTGTCGAAGACGTGGACCTGCTACGTGAACGTCACTGACGACAGGGGCGACCCGGTGAGCGGCGCCAGCGTCATCGTCCACGGCCTGGGCGGCGCCGGCTCCGGTGTCACGAACACCAGGGGCGTGGCGTACATTTCCAAGACGAACGACATCCGGCTCAACGCCAACCAGAATATCGGGTATATGGCGCTGGAGGTCAACGCCCCGGGGTTCTACCAGTACAAGAACGAGAACGCGCTCGCCGTCGTACGCGTGAATTGA
- a CDS encoding ATP-binding protein, whose product MSDEKRYLLGRRDGGEHGLLYLGRYLALDGSQGAGLYLDVLKPHAVLICGKRGYGKSYTMGVIIEEMASLPQRIRDNFCVIVVDTMGVFTGMGRWKPDTVRVFAPPAHRHKGTLPLEIPAGSLSFYDYCELMDIEPLSDPGVELMNTLDDGPFDIEELIKKVKPGGTLAGLLRMVASWRLFSRGAAFDGLLKPGSVNILDLSGYGHEPQIRSAIVASMARALYDVRVEARRLEAGRREKPLVWLLIDEAHMFMDAGADTGASRALNGEWLRQGRQPGLSLVLATQRPSALGKEVLSQADLIICHRLTLQDDLEALESARPTYVNEPVPEAMARLGTGRGAAVVIDDATESYHVIKIRPRESEHGGGEPDVYMG is encoded by the coding sequence ATGTCCGATGAGAAGCGCTATCTGCTGGGGCGGAGAGATGGAGGAGAGCACGGCCTGCTGTACCTCGGGAGGTACCTTGCCCTGGACGGCTCCCAGGGCGCCGGCCTGTACCTGGACGTCCTCAAGCCGCACGCAGTGCTCATCTGCGGCAAGCGGGGCTACGGAAAATCCTATACGATGGGCGTCATCATCGAAGAGATGGCTTCCCTGCCGCAGAGGATAAGGGATAACTTCTGCGTCATAGTCGTCGACACCATGGGCGTGTTTACCGGGATGGGCCGGTGGAAGCCGGATACCGTAAGGGTGTTTGCCCCGCCCGCCCACCGGCATAAAGGCACGCTGCCGCTGGAGATCCCCGCGGGCTCCCTGTCTTTTTACGACTATTGCGAGCTCATGGACATCGAGCCGTTAAGTGATCCCGGCGTCGAGCTCATGAACACCCTGGACGACGGGCCTTTCGATATAGAGGAACTCATTAAAAAGGTAAAGCCCGGTGGCACGCTGGCGGGCCTGCTGCGGATGGTGGCGTCATGGAGGCTTTTTTCGAGGGGCGCCGCGTTCGACGGGCTGCTGAAGCCCGGCTCGGTGAACATACTCGATTTGAGTGGCTATGGCCACGAGCCTCAAATAAGATCGGCCATCGTGGCCTCGATGGCGCGGGCGCTCTACGACGTGCGCGTTGAAGCCCGCCGTCTTGAGGCCGGCAGGAGAGAGAAGCCGCTGGTCTGGCTGCTCATCGACGAGGCCCACATGTTCATGGACGCAGGCGCCGACACGGGGGCATCCCGGGCGCTCAACGGCGAGTGGCTGCGCCAGGGCCGGCAGCCTGGGCTGTCGCTGGTGCTTGCAACCCAGCGGCCCTCGGCCCTGGGAAAGGAGGTCCTCTCCCAGGCGGACCTCATTATTTGCCATCGTTTAACGCTACAGGACGACCTGGAGGCGCTGGAATCGGCCCGGCCGACGTACGTGAACGAGCCCGTTCCCGAGGCCATGGCCCGCCTGGGCACCGGCAGGGGCGCAGCCGTGGTCATCGACGACGCCACCGAGTCATACCACGTCATTAAGATACGGCCGAGGGAAAGCGAGCACGGGGGAGGCGAGCCGGATGTTTATATGGGCTGA
- a CDS encoding type II/IV secretion system ATPase subunit → MLEGMNAIYRMVRARARAKQKGAGPGCALTFRQGRHGTDAVAACSRCPGGSSLSDPDCRLRLVKSLAGKAWMDRLLLEKNIVREYGFDALAPLLGLVTFYEDLRLHADTLYACGCGQCGELRKESVAACVDDIIASPGEASRIIASMPVHPGKGVPKCSLCMERYSAFLNDMAETGRRLEYKDSLPYVRPRFSSSKIWMEPPKGAAFLRSYEVEGDAFGPPLHVTLYGLAESLEKMYFIQPWEYGMEEEDIALLSEARQRLLTKRPRTMEFMDAANMRPLFARYGKEALAVSADSNGILMVPARLEQLTSALVKYTCGLGILEDILKDPHIEDAYVNSPVGSSPLHVVVDGEECTSNVFLSEADVESTISRLRAISGRPFSEANPVLDMDLGEFRTRVSVIGDPLSRGLAYAFRRHKATPWTLPQLVSRGMLTPYAAGLLSLLVDGQSSVLVTGTRGAGKTSMLGAMMLEIPQSYRILAIEDTPELPLEDMQRCGWKVQGMGTRSALSGSGAEFQASDVLRAALRLGESALIIGEVRGAEAVSLYEAMRVGASGNVVMGTIHGASCRDVYDRVVHDIGVPPASFRATDVVVVCSSVRKNGGQAKERRLTQIAEVSKSRWEDTGGAFNDLLVYDAAEGGLAATDRIDTGRSEALQGIANKWGLPIRAVNEEIRARALFMERVADEPRAMEAAAYARCINAYRAICESERGVPGRAINAWSRWFEKEAARGG, encoded by the coding sequence ATGCTCGAGGGCATGAACGCTATTTATCGTATGGTAAGAGCCCGGGCCAGGGCTAAACAAAAGGGCGCGGGGCCAGGATGCGCCCTGACGTTCAGGCAGGGCCGGCACGGCACCGATGCCGTGGCCGCCTGCTCCCGGTGCCCGGGAGGGTCGAGCCTCTCGGATCCCGATTGCCGGCTGCGCCTCGTAAAGAGCCTGGCGGGAAAAGCCTGGATGGACCGCCTGCTCCTGGAGAAGAACATCGTTCGGGAATATGGCTTCGACGCCCTCGCCCCGCTGCTCGGCCTGGTGACGTTCTACGAGGACCTGCGCCTGCACGCCGACACGCTCTACGCCTGCGGCTGCGGCCAGTGCGGCGAGCTTCGAAAAGAGAGCGTCGCCGCCTGCGTGGACGATATCATCGCATCGCCCGGGGAAGCCAGTCGCATCATCGCCTCCATGCCCGTCCACCCGGGAAAGGGCGTGCCGAAATGCAGCCTCTGCATGGAGCGCTACTCGGCCTTTTTGAACGATATGGCGGAGACCGGCCGGAGGCTCGAATATAAGGATTCGCTGCCTTATGTCAGGCCCCGTTTCTCCAGCTCGAAAATATGGATGGAACCGCCGAAGGGGGCGGCCTTTTTGCGCTCATACGAGGTGGAGGGGGACGCCTTCGGCCCTCCGCTCCATGTCACGCTCTACGGGCTGGCGGAAAGCCTCGAGAAGATGTACTTCATCCAGCCCTGGGAGTACGGAATGGAAGAGGAGGACATCGCCCTTCTGTCCGAAGCCCGGCAGAGGCTCCTCACGAAGCGGCCCCGGACCATGGAGTTCATGGACGCGGCGAACATGCGCCCCCTCTTCGCCAGGTACGGGAAGGAGGCGCTGGCCGTCTCTGCCGACTCGAACGGCATACTCATGGTGCCGGCCCGGCTCGAGCAGCTCACATCGGCCCTGGTCAAGTACACCTGCGGCTTAGGAATACTGGAGGACATACTCAAGGACCCCCACATCGAGGACGCTTACGTGAACTCGCCAGTGGGCTCCAGCCCCCTGCACGTCGTGGTGGACGGCGAGGAGTGCACGAGCAACGTATTTTTATCCGAGGCGGACGTCGAGTCGACAATCTCCCGGCTCCGGGCCATATCGGGCCGGCCCTTCTCCGAGGCTAACCCCGTGCTGGACATGGACCTTGGAGAGTTCAGGACCCGCGTCTCCGTCATCGGGGACCCGCTGTCCCGGGGCCTGGCTTACGCCTTCCGCAGGCATAAAGCCACTCCCTGGACCCTGCCCCAGCTCGTATCCCGGGGAATGCTCACGCCCTACGCGGCGGGTTTATTATCGTTGCTGGTGGACGGGCAGTCGTCCGTGCTGGTCACGGGCACCCGGGGCGCCGGCAAGACGTCGATGCTGGGCGCCATGATGCTCGAGATCCCCCAGAGTTATCGTATACTGGCCATCGAGGACACGCCCGAGCTGCCCCTGGAGGACATGCAGCGCTGCGGGTGGAAGGTCCAGGGCATGGGCACCAGGTCCGCCCTATCGGGCTCCGGCGCGGAGTTCCAGGCGTCGGACGTGCTGAGGGCCGCGCTCCGGCTGGGCGAGTCGGCGCTCATCATCGGGGAGGTCCGGGGCGCCGAGGCCGTCTCACTCTACGAGGCAATGCGCGTCGGGGCGTCCGGGAACGTGGTGATGGGGACCATCCACGGCGCCTCCTGCCGGGACGTCTACGACCGCGTCGTCCACGATATCGGCGTGCCCCCGGCGTCCTTCAGGGCGACCGACGTCGTGGTCGTCTGCTCGAGCGTGAGAAAAAACGGCGGCCAGGCAAAGGAGCGGCGCCTGACGCAGATCGCCGAAGTATCGAAGAGCCGCTGGGAGGATACCGGCGGCGCGTTCAACGACCTGCTCGTTTATGATGCCGCCGAAGGCGGCCTCGCGGCCACGGACCGCATCGATACCGGGCGCTCCGAGGCGCTCCAGGGTATCGCGAATAAATGGGGCCTCCCGATCCGGGCCGTCAACGAGGAGATCCGGGCCCGGGCTCTGTTCATGGAACGGGTGGCGGATGAGCCCCGTGCCATGGAGGCGGCCGCCTATGCGAGGTGCATCAACGCCTACAGGGCCATCTGTGAGAGCGAGCGCGGCGTCCCCGGGCGGGCCATCAACGCGTGGTCCAGGTGGTTCGAGAAGGAGGCGGCCCGTGGAGGCTGA
- a CDS encoding type 1 glutamine amidotransferase domain-containing protein has protein sequence MEELKGKRIVLLAGDGFEDMELMYPLYRLRYEACADVKVAGIKKGETLTGKHGMPATVDVAVRDLNVDDYDCLVIPGGQGPDHIRIYPEVIRFVQDFDRTGKPIAAVCHAAQILITAKLLKGKQATGWKSLVVDIEDAGAAYVNEPVVTSGQYIFSRQPSDLGFFCDAIIRSLKGESLQPLVEMARAQ, from the coding sequence ATGGAGGAGCTAAAAGGTAAGAGGATCGTTCTGCTGGCCGGGGACGGCTTCGAGGACATGGAGCTGATGTACCCGCTGTACCGGCTGAGATACGAGGCCTGCGCGGACGTGAAGGTTGCAGGCATAAAAAAGGGCGAGACGCTCACCGGCAAGCACGGCATGCCCGCCACCGTGGACGTCGCCGTCAGGGACCTGAACGTGGACGACTACGACTGTCTTGTGATACCCGGCGGCCAGGGGCCCGACCATATCCGCATTTACCCCGAGGTCATCAGGTTCGTCCAGGACTTCGACAGGACCGGCAAGCCCATCGCCGCCGTCTGCCATGCGGCGCAGATCCTCATCACGGCGAAGCTGCTCAAAGGCAAGCAGGCCACGGGCTGGAAATCCCTGGTGGTGGACATCGAGGACGCGGGCGCGGCCTACGTGAACGAGCCGGTGGTCACCAGCGGCCAGTACATATTCTCGAGGCAGCCTTCGGACCTGGGGTTCTTCTGCGATGCCATCATTCGCTCGCTGAAGGGCGAGAGCCTGCAGCCGCTCGTCGAGATGGCCCGGGCCCAATGA